One Ostrea edulis chromosome 2, xbOstEdul1.1, whole genome shotgun sequence genomic region harbors:
- the LOC125679669 gene encoding argininosuccinate synthase-like, with amino-acid sequence MSESSSKRVVLAYSGGLDTSCILVWLIEQGYDVIAFCANIGQDEDFNAAKEKAMKLGAKRMVIPDVRTEFVEEFIWPAIQANATYEDRYLLGTALGRPCIARAMIKVAIDEKAQYVAHGATGKGNDQIRFELGAYALHPTIKVISPWRLPEFYKRFEGRADLFKYAQENGIALPVTPKAPWSMDANLMHISYESGVLEDPAEHAPPGIFQMTVDPEQAPEQAEKIVIFFEKGLPVRIKNLEDNTEKKDPLEMFSYMNELGGKHAIGRIDIVENRFIGMKSRGLYETPGGTILLMAHLDIELFTIDKEVRKIKRNLDVAFSEQVYKGFWFSPECEFTRSCIQKSQDHVTGSVSVKLYKGGVYILGRESPLTLYNAELVSMDVQGDYEPSDAGGFIKINALRLQEYCRLRQIQTEN; translated from the exons ATGTCTGAGTCTAGCAGTAAACGAGTTGTTCTGGCGTACAGCGGGGGACTGGATACCTCCTGCATTCTCGTCTGGCTCATAGAACAAGGATATGACGTCATTGCGTTCTGT GCGAACATAGGACAGGATGAGGATTTCAACGCCGCAAAAGAGAAAGCCATGAAGCTCGGTGCAAAGAGG ATGGTAATTCCTGATGTCCGGACGGAGTTTGTCGAGGAGTTCATATGGCCAGCTATCCAGGCAAACGCTACATATGAGGACCGCTACCTGTTGGGGACCGCCCTGGGACGGCCCTGTATCGCCAG GGCAATGATCAAGGTTGCTATAGATGAGAAGGCACAGTATGTCGCCCATGGGGCGACGGGCAAGGGCAATGATCAGATCAGATTTGAACTGGGAGCTTACGCATTGCACCCAACTATCAAG GTCATATCTCCATGGCGGTTGCCCGAGTTTTACAAGCGTTTTGAAGGTCGGGCAGATCTTTTCAAATATGCACAG GAAAATGGTATTGCTTTACCGGTAACCCCTAAAGCCCCTTGGAGTATGGATGCCAATTTGATGCATATAAG TTACGAGTCAGGAGTTTTGGAAGATCCCGCTGAACATGCGCCTCCCGGGATTTTCCAGATGACCGTAGACCCAGAACAAGCACCGGAACAAGCTGAGAAAATTGTCATCTTCTTTGAAAAAG GTCTGCCTGTTCGTATAAAGAATTTAGAAGACAATACAGAGAAGAAGGACCCACTTGAGATGTTTTCATACATGAATGAACTGGG TGGGAAACACGCCATAGGACGAATTGATATTGTAGAAAACAGATTCATTGGGATGAAGTCCAGAG GTCTTTATGAAACGCCTGGTGGAACTATTTTATTAATGGCACACCTGGACATTGAACTCTTCACCATTGACAAG GAAGTGCGGAAAATCAAAAGGAATCTCGATGTGGCCTTTTCTGAACAAGTATATAAAG GCTTTTGGTTCAGTCCAGAGTGTGAATTTACGCGCTCTTGCATCCAAAAGAGTCAGGATCACGTGACCGGATCCGTCAGTGTTAAGCTGTACAAGGGAGGCGTTTACATTCTGGGGCGGGAATCACCATTAACGCTGTACAATGCGGAACTCGTCAG TATGGATGTACAAGGTGACTACGAGCCATCGGATGCAGGTGGATTCATCAAGATCAATGCATTAAG attgCAAGAGTACTGCAGATTGAGGCAAATTCAGACGGAAAACTGA
- the LOC125679670 gene encoding WAS/WASL-interacting protein family member 1-like isoform X2 gives MAALAMSGAPPPLPSRSGRPEPPAVRTLPRRSSTSIDRLQPPQYPRNRRQSDGELPPPPPRNRRDPLPPVPPSIGSLPNPPANQQRQSSPYSSQTLPRNSRSDSSLQNQVAAPPVLPPRRGASLHGAHSPSTRPHLMNGSYPTPIQESDDLESRFHFHDVNDLPQPPEFKDARKKYSSEEFERHRRKGGSPEM, from the exons ATGGCAGCCCTAGCTATGAGTGGGGCACCTCCACCGTTGCCAAGCAGGTCTGGACGACCAGAGCCACCAGCAGTTCGCACACTCCCTCGTAGGAGCTCCACATCCATCGACCGATTACAGCCTCCCCAATATCCGAGAAACCGACGCCAATCAGACGGAGAATTACCACCACCCCCGCCAAGAAATAGACGTGATCCGCTCCCGCCCGTTCCTCCGTCGATTGGAAGTTTGCCTAACCCCCCGGCGAATCAGCAAAGACAAAGTTCTCCATATAGCTCACAAACTTTGCCGAGGAATTCCCGAAGTGACTCTAGCCTTCAAAATCAAGTTGCAGCCCCTCCCGTGCTTCCCCCACGGAGGGGCGCGTCCCTACATGGCGCACACTCCCCCAGTACTAGGCCTCACCTGATGAATGGCTCCTATCCAACTCCCATCCAGGAAAGCGATG ATCTGGAGTCACGTTTTCATTTCCACGATGTTAACGATCTACCACAACCCCCAGAATTTAAGGATGCGAGGAAAAAGTATTCGAGTGAAG AATTCGAGAGACACAGAAGAAAAGGGGGATCTCCGGAAATGTAG
- the LOC125679670 gene encoding WAS/WASL-interacting protein family member 1-like isoform X1, whose amino-acid sequence MAALAMSGAPPPLPSRSGRPEPPAVRTLPRRSSTSIDRLQPPQYPRNRRQSDGELPPPPPRNRRDPLPPVPPSIGSLPNPPANQQRQSSPYSSQTLPRNSRSDSSLQNQVAAPPVLPPRRGASLHGAHSPSTRPHLMNGSYPTPIQESDDLESRFHFHDVNDLPQPPEFKDARKKYSSEGKKTIRIVHHEEGKTLNKLASVERKLKGHIFNKNRSILYMSVITPVFNYCKHCLTSKQAYEYIILVIK is encoded by the exons ATGGCAGCCCTAGCTATGAGTGGGGCACCTCCACCGTTGCCAAGCAGGTCTGGACGACCAGAGCCACCAGCAGTTCGCACACTCCCTCGTAGGAGCTCCACATCCATCGACCGATTACAGCCTCCCCAATATCCGAGAAACCGACGCCAATCAGACGGAGAATTACCACCACCCCCGCCAAGAAATAGACGTGATCCGCTCCCGCCCGTTCCTCCGTCGATTGGAAGTTTGCCTAACCCCCCGGCGAATCAGCAAAGACAAAGTTCTCCATATAGCTCACAAACTTTGCCGAGGAATTCCCGAAGTGACTCTAGCCTTCAAAATCAAGTTGCAGCCCCTCCCGTGCTTCCCCCACGGAGGGGCGCGTCCCTACATGGCGCACACTCCCCCAGTACTAGGCCTCACCTGATGAATGGCTCCTATCCAACTCCCATCCAGGAAAGCGATG ATCTGGAGTCACGTTTTCATTTCCACGATGTTAACGATCTACCACAACCCCCAGAATTTAAGGATGCGAGGAAAAAGTATTCGAGTGAAGGTAAGAAAACAATCAGAATCGTACACCATGAAGAGGGAAAAACCCTAAACAAACTCGCTAGtgttgaaagaaaattaaagggacatatattcaataaaaatcgctctatattatatatgtctgtaataacaccagtatttaattattgcaAACACTGTTTAACCTCCAAGCAggcatatgaatatataattttggtgattaaataa